In Verrucomicrobiota bacterium, one DNA window encodes the following:
- a CDS encoding radical SAM protein: MEGSLVVNEIYLSLQGESTWAGLPCVFVRLTACPLRCSYCDTAYAFSQGSRMSCDDVLGHVEAWAKPFAFPNPALPSTRRLPLVEFTGGEPLAQPHTPSVLRELCDRGFTVLLETSGALDIRPVDTRVHRIVDLKCPSSGEAGRNRLENLPLLTPRDEIKFVVLSREDYDWTRDMIQRHQLDTLCPILISWASPLSASQRHPSLKSVPPDHHPITRRELAEAMIRDCLPARFQVQMHKVIWPPDERGV, from the coding sequence ATGGAAGGTTCCCTCGTCGTCAACGAAATCTACCTGAGCCTTCAAGGCGAAAGCACTTGGGCGGGCCTGCCCTGCGTTTTCGTCCGCTTGACGGCGTGCCCGCTGCGTTGCTCCTACTGCGACACGGCGTACGCCTTCAGCCAAGGTTCGCGCATGAGTTGTGACGATGTCCTTGGCCATGTCGAAGCATGGGCCAAACCCTTCGCCTTTCCAAACCCCGCCCTGCCCTCGACCCGCCGGTTGCCCCTGGTCGAGTTCACCGGCGGCGAACCGCTGGCACAACCCCATACGCCAAGCGTCCTCCGCGAACTTTGCGACCGTGGCTTCACCGTGCTCTTGGAAACGAGCGGCGCCCTCGACATCCGTCCTGTCGATACCCGCGTCCATCGCATCGTCGATCTCAAATGCCCTTCCAGCGGTGAAGCCGGGCGCAACCGCCTGGAGAACCTGCCGCTCCTCACCCCCCGCGACGAAATCAAGTTTGTGGTCCTCTCCCGCGAAGATTATGACTGGACTCGTGACATGATCCAGCGGCACCAACTCGACACCCTCTGCCCCATCTTGATTTCGTGGGCTTCCCCGCTGTCAGCTTCGCAGCGGCACCCCAGCCTGAAAAGCGTCCCGCCGGACCATCATCCCATCACCCGCCGCGAGTTGGCTGAGGCGATGATTCGCGACTGCCTCCCGGCGCGATTCCAAGTGCAAATGCACAAAGTCATCTGGCCTCCCGACGAGCGGGGAGTCTAA
- a CDS encoding deoxyhypusine synthase, with translation MSRASASKKFAAYPRLNPLAVGRDISAADLIDDVMLAYNGGRLREAARLFAGKMLARDGCIGMSLTGALTPAGLGKSCLIPLMKAGFIDWIVSTGANLYHDLHYGLDMALYQGSPFLNDVELHRDGVIRIYDVVFDYNVLLDTDAFVREVIQGPEFQRTMGTDEFHYRLGKYVHERGRALGLQDASILATAYECGIPIFTSSPGDSSIGMNIAAMALRDSKLLLDVNRDVNQTAAIVYHAKASGKTSSVLIFGGGSPKNFMLQTEPQIQEVMGIAEKGHDYFLQCTDARPDTGGLSGATPAEAVSWGKVDPDHLPDCVVCYTDSTLSMPLLTAYALSRVKPRKLKRLIDQRDVLLNRLRSQYLAQGTVTKVLTSRKIAKRASSVGLKQKA, from the coding sequence ATGAGCCGCGCATCAGCCTCCAAAAAGTTTGCCGCGTATCCCCGACTCAACCCGCTCGCGGTCGGACGCGACATCAGCGCCGCCGACCTCATTGACGACGTCATGCTGGCCTATAATGGCGGGCGTCTCCGCGAAGCGGCCCGCCTCTTCGCCGGCAAAATGCTCGCCCGGGACGGATGCATCGGCATGAGCCTGACGGGGGCCCTCACCCCCGCCGGACTCGGCAAGAGCTGCCTCATTCCCCTGATGAAAGCCGGTTTCATCGATTGGATCGTTTCCACGGGCGCGAATCTCTACCACGATCTTCACTACGGACTCGACATGGCCCTCTACCAGGGCAGCCCTTTCCTCAACGACGTGGAGTTGCACCGGGACGGAGTGATCCGCATTTACGACGTCGTCTTCGATTACAACGTCCTCCTCGACACCGATGCCTTCGTCCGCGAAGTCATTCAAGGCCCGGAGTTCCAACGAACCATGGGCACCGATGAGTTTCACTATCGGCTCGGCAAATACGTGCACGAACGCGGACGCGCCTTGGGACTCCAAGACGCTTCCATCCTCGCCACCGCCTACGAGTGCGGCATTCCCATTTTCACATCCAGTCCCGGCGACAGCTCGATCGGGATGAACATCGCCGCCATGGCCCTGCGCGATTCCAAGCTCCTCCTTGATGTCAACCGCGACGTCAACCAGACCGCCGCCATCGTCTATCACGCCAAGGCTTCCGGGAAAACCAGCAGCGTGCTCATCTTCGGCGGCGGCAGCCCCAAAAACTTCATGCTGCAAACGGAGCCGCAGATCCAGGAAGTGATGGGCATCGCGGAAAAGGGCCACGACTATTTCCTCCAATGCACGGATGCCAGGCCTGACACCGGCGGGCTCAGCGGCGCAACCCCGGCCGAGGCGGTCAGTTGGGGCAAAGTGGATCCGGACCATCTCCCGGATTGCGTCGTGTGTTACACCGACAGCACGCTGTCCATGCCGTTGCTCACCGCCTACGCCTTGAGCCGGGTGAAACCCCGCAAACTCAAACGCCTCATCGACCAACGCGATGTGCTCTTAAACCGGCTCCGCTCGCAATACCTCGCCCAAGGCACGGTCACCAAAGTGCTGACGAGCCGGAAAATCGCCAAACGCGCCAGCAGCGTCGGACTCAAGCAGAAGGCCTGA